One Parasphingorhabdus cellanae genomic region harbors:
- a CDS encoding SDR family oxidoreductase — MFAGSRGIGRATAIKLGQEEANIAVGYAGNEEAANKTVDLVKQSGGQAFPFRADVSDDDAVHDAFDQTEKTFGDVDIVINAAAVSVFGPMVNLSTDDLEKSVAVNILGAFHVLREAAKRIADNGRIIQFSTGGTKMPMMGASIYTGTKAAGESMALGLSKELGDKGVTVNVISPGVTDTDGLVMDEDQVKSLIQQTPLGRLGQPEDVADVVSFLCSREARWINGQNIQANGGIL; from the coding sequence ATATTTGCGGGCTCTCGAGGCATCGGGCGCGCAACTGCCATCAAGCTTGGGCAAGAAGAGGCAAATATCGCGGTCGGCTATGCCGGCAATGAAGAGGCTGCTAACAAGACAGTAGATCTCGTCAAACAATCTGGCGGTCAGGCATTCCCCTTTCGCGCTGATGTGTCGGACGATGACGCGGTGCACGATGCTTTTGATCAGACGGAAAAAACATTTGGCGATGTTGATATTGTTATAAACGCTGCTGCAGTTTCCGTGTTCGGGCCGATGGTTAACCTGTCAACAGACGATCTGGAAAAATCCGTTGCGGTCAATATTTTGGGTGCATTTCACGTACTGCGTGAAGCGGCCAAGCGCATCGCTGACAATGGCCGGATCATTCAGTTTTCAACGGGGGGAACCAAAATGCCAATGATGGGTGCCAGCATCTATACCGGTACCAAAGCAGCGGGTGAAAGCATGGCACTAGGGCTCTCGAAGGAACTGGGTGATAAGGGTGTTACGGTTAATGTCATTTCGCCGGGCGTAACCGATACCGATGGATTGGTAATGGATGAAGATCAGGTCAAAAGTCTTATTCAGCAGACACCGCTGGGCCGGCTCGGACAACCGGAAGATGTTGCTGATGTTGTAAGTTTTCTGTGTTCGAGAGAAGCGCGGTGGATAAATGGTCAGAATATTCAGGCTAATGGAGGCATCTTGTAG
- a CDS encoding 2-keto-4-pentenoate hydratase has product MAIPDGVREASLSISDILVRARREAKTLEGFPGDLPETLEDAYAVQNQSRRAWHDEVGGWKVGGVPAAYLDRFDSKRLVGPIFRQNIVRAEVDERQSMPVYDGFAAVEGELVFCLGSVSAEDRLHIGVEIASSPLPAINDIGPIAVICDFGNNGGLIVGPEIEDWRTLQISELDVVTEIDGVVCGKSNISDFPTDALEALSFLRAHAARHDIALPAGTFISTGAITGVHEARAGSTSQVSFGRFGSLQIELIPAKPII; this is encoded by the coding sequence ATGGCGATTCCAGATGGTGTGCGGGAGGCAAGTCTGTCAATTTCAGACATATTAGTCCGCGCCCGGCGTGAGGCAAAAACGTTGGAAGGTTTTCCCGGTGATCTGCCGGAAACACTAGAAGATGCCTATGCCGTACAGAACCAGTCTCGTCGTGCCTGGCATGACGAGGTAGGTGGCTGGAAGGTCGGGGGCGTTCCGGCCGCCTATCTTGACCGGTTTGATTCAAAGCGCCTGGTCGGCCCTATCTTCCGGCAAAATATTGTCAGGGCGGAAGTCGACGAACGTCAGTCTATGCCGGTCTATGACGGATTTGCTGCTGTTGAGGGCGAGCTGGTATTTTGCTTAGGCTCGGTGTCAGCGGAAGACCGGCTGCATATCGGGGTAGAGATTGCGAGCAGTCCGTTGCCTGCGATCAATGATATCGGTCCCATCGCGGTGATCTGTGATTTTGGCAATAATGGCGGCTTGATCGTCGGCCCGGAAATCGAGGACTGGCGGACGCTTCAAATATCCGAACTGGACGTTGTGACGGAAATTGATGGCGTGGTTTGCGGGAAATCCAATATCTCTGATTTCCCGACGGACGCGCTGGAAGCCCTATCCTTCCTTCGCGCTCATGCGGCACGGCATGATATTGCTCTTCCCGCGGGTACATTTATATCCACGGGCGCGATCACCGGCGTGCATGAAGCGCGCGCTGGATCGACATCGCAAGTCAGCTTTGGCCGGTTCGGCAGCTTGCAAATCGAGCTGATACCAGCGAAACCGATCATCTGA
- a CDS encoding bifunctional 4-hydroxy-2-oxoglutarate aldolase/2-dehydro-3-deoxy-phosphogluconate aldolase codes for MTEKIDLKLDHAFQDVPIVPLIQADDPTVAIATANALQEGGLHVVEVVLRTDAAVDCMEAIVNETSGIIVGAGTVLTDDQAEQVLSRGAQFIVSPGLVDSVAQYCLERSVPIFAGTMTAGEVQRAYALGLRTVKFFPAKLAGGVPMLKALSSVFRDMRFMPTGGISADNLHEFLAMPSVVACGGSWLTPAKAIEQGDFETVTRLAKEAVAVANNGRKAGN; via the coding sequence ATGACCGAAAAAATAGACTTGAAGCTTGACCACGCCTTTCAAGACGTACCTATTGTGCCGCTCATTCAAGCCGACGACCCCACGGTGGCTATCGCGACCGCCAATGCTTTGCAGGAGGGCGGATTGCATGTGGTAGAAGTGGTTCTGCGAACCGATGCGGCCGTGGATTGCATGGAGGCGATTGTAAATGAGACCTCAGGCATCATTGTTGGAGCGGGGACGGTCTTGACTGATGATCAAGCGGAACAGGTTCTATCGCGAGGTGCACAATTTATCGTTTCACCAGGCCTTGTCGATTCAGTCGCGCAATATTGCCTGGAACGTTCAGTGCCAATATTTGCCGGCACGATGACCGCGGGCGAAGTGCAGCGGGCTTATGCATTGGGTCTGCGCACCGTGAAATTTTTTCCAGCCAAACTGGCGGGGGGCGTACCCATGCTCAAAGCACTGTCTTCGGTTTTCCGTGACATGCGGTTCATGCCAACGGGCGGGATTTCGGCTGACAACCTGCATGAGTTTCTTGCGATGCCGTCGGTTGTAGCATGCGGCGGGAGCTGGCTCACACCAGCTAAAGCGATAGAACAAGGTGATTTTGAAACGGTGACGCGGCTCGCAAAAGAAGCGGTTGCGGTGGCCAATAATGGAAGAAAAGCAGGAAATTGA
- a CDS encoding efflux RND transporter periplasmic adaptor subunit, whose translation MKNLLAKCQAVAGLVAASLIVSGCSGQDDQQPPPPKVSVAVPLQREVVNWDDYVGRFTAVENAEIRPRVSGTVQRIAFREGVEVRKGQLLFIIDPRPFRAASAQADAQTRSAQATLTNARTELTRARELLKFDAISKEEFEQKQAALRSAQANVNANSSAADNAQLNLSFTRVYAPISGRISDARVALGDFVTEGQSILTTVVTVDPIEFSFEGAESLYLKYVRQDESGERQSSRYANNPVEIQLADEDEYRWKGQMTFVDNAIDPNSGTVRARATIQNPNGFLIPGLFGRIRILGSGTYNAMLLPDEAIITDQDRKLVYILGKDNKVAQREVAIGPSVEGLRVVSKGLKASDKVVLDGLVRLRAGAVVDPQLVKIKPQAENDSPVSVPVRAPPASEATTAG comes from the coding sequence GTGAAAAATCTACTCGCAAAATGCCAGGCGGTGGCAGGCTTGGTCGCCGCATCACTGATAGTTTCCGGTTGCTCCGGCCAAGATGATCAACAACCTCCACCGCCGAAAGTTTCCGTAGCAGTTCCACTACAACGCGAAGTGGTGAACTGGGATGACTATGTCGGACGGTTTACGGCCGTGGAAAATGCCGAGATCCGACCGCGTGTATCTGGCACAGTCCAGCGCATCGCATTTCGTGAAGGTGTGGAAGTACGCAAGGGGCAATTGCTCTTCATCATTGATCCACGACCATTTAGAGCAGCAAGCGCACAGGCAGATGCGCAGACCCGCAGCGCGCAAGCGACCCTGACAAACGCCAGAACGGAGCTTACACGGGCCCGTGAATTGCTGAAATTTGACGCCATCAGTAAAGAAGAATTTGAGCAGAAACAGGCGGCTTTGAGAAGCGCGCAGGCCAACGTCAATGCCAATAGTTCAGCCGCTGACAATGCGCAGCTCAATCTGTCATTTACTCGGGTATATGCACCGATTTCTGGTCGGATATCTGATGCTCGCGTGGCGCTTGGTGATTTTGTGACCGAAGGACAGTCAATTTTGACGACCGTTGTGACGGTCGATCCCATCGAGTTCAGTTTCGAAGGTGCGGAAAGTCTCTATCTCAAATATGTCCGCCAGGATGAAAGTGGAGAACGGCAGTCCTCGCGCTATGCCAATAATCCAGTGGAAATTCAGCTCGCCGATGAGGATGAATATCGCTGGAAGGGTCAGATGACCTTTGTTGACAATGCCATTGATCCGAATTCCGGTACTGTTCGCGCGCGCGCCACCATTCAAAACCCAAATGGCTTTCTCATCCCCGGACTATTCGGGCGAATAAGAATACTTGGCTCCGGCACTTACAATGCCATGCTGTTACCGGATGAAGCAATCATCACCGATCAGGATCGCAAGCTCGTCTATATACTCGGCAAAGATAATAAGGTCGCCCAGCGGGAGGTGGCAATCGGCCCTTCTGTTGAAGGCTTGCGTGTGGTCAGCAAAGGTTTGAAAGCATCCGACAAAGTCGTGTTGGACGGTTTGGTCCGGCTGCGCGCTGGTGCTGTCGTCGATCCACAACTGGTAAAAATCAAACCGCAGGCAGAGAATGACTCCCCGGTTTCGGTCCCGGTCCGCGCGCCGCCCGCGTCAGAAGCAACGACAGCGGGTTAA
- a CDS encoding glycosyl hydrolase family 28-related protein: MTKTLNKNILFFSTLAGSLLSQSAFAQETPQILSDSQIAAKNFLPDFSYAGYGFGKAPIPEIETVIDVADHGAIPDDGKDDSEALQSALASAHKSTGPVRVQLAAGQYILSEILWIEKSGIVLAGMGNGKGGTRLYMPRPLGQIDDGGALKEVREYLVELDKRERQPDANIDVIFSEYSWSGGFIWTRVPGGRHATYLERYDRPIAKITDISMGKQGTKALTVADTSGFVVGDVLQIHWHNRAGPNGPLVKSLYGETELKIGNRHWSMPDRPLVRQATRIEAIDGDRVTIADPLLHDIEAEMPAYFAKWEHLTNVGLQDFAMVFPENPYFGHHVEAGFNGIYFTGVHNGWIKNIRVTNADSGILTDDLANVTIANIVTDGNHKAHYSVHVGNVHNVLIDSLTVFNPTQHTLSFNTQATKSVYKDAVVWTRPSLDQHAGANHQNLYDNVTVHLTPDQIAKDGAPMFDLYEAGGAGYWQPGHGRYNTNWNLKILVDGGVETDQELVILGATEGPDARVIGLHGNRPIRLDYRPEPYVESLNRRVDKIPSLYTYQLEQRKK; this comes from the coding sequence ATGACTAAGACACTGAATAAAAATATATTATTTTTTTCGACTTTAGCGGGATCGCTACTTTCCCAAAGTGCCTTCGCTCAAGAAACTCCGCAAATTCTTTCAGATTCGCAAATAGCCGCTAAAAATTTTCTGCCGGATTTTTCTTATGCCGGTTACGGTTTCGGGAAGGCACCGATCCCTGAAATCGAGACGGTGATTGATGTTGCCGATCATGGCGCAATTCCCGACGATGGGAAGGATGATAGCGAGGCGCTCCAATCGGCTCTCGCATCCGCGCACAAGAGCACTGGGCCGGTACGAGTCCAGTTGGCTGCGGGACAATATATTCTCTCCGAGATATTGTGGATCGAAAAGAGCGGCATCGTCTTGGCTGGTATGGGAAACGGCAAGGGCGGGACCCGGCTTTACATGCCCCGCCCGCTTGGACAGATTGATGATGGCGGCGCTCTAAAAGAAGTAAGGGAATATCTGGTCGAGCTGGATAAGCGAGAGCGCCAGCCGGATGCCAACATAGATGTGATTTTTTCGGAATATAGCTGGAGCGGTGGCTTTATCTGGACGCGCGTGCCTGGCGGTCGCCATGCCACTTATCTTGAACGTTACGATCGTCCGATAGCAAAGATCACCGATATCTCGATGGGAAAACAGGGCACGAAGGCGCTGACGGTTGCTGACACCTCTGGTTTCGTAGTGGGAGATGTCCTGCAAATCCATTGGCATAATCGCGCGGGACCAAATGGCCCGTTGGTAAAATCCCTTTATGGCGAAACAGAGTTGAAAATCGGTAATCGCCATTGGTCCATGCCCGACCGGCCTTTGGTTCGTCAGGCGACAAGGATAGAAGCTATTGACGGCGACCGCGTCACCATCGCCGATCCGCTGCTGCACGATATTGAGGCCGAGATGCCCGCCTATTTCGCGAAATGGGAGCATTTGACAAATGTCGGGTTACAGGATTTTGCGATGGTCTTTCCGGAAAACCCCTATTTTGGTCACCATGTTGAGGCAGGGTTTAACGGGATATATTTTACCGGTGTCCATAATGGCTGGATCAAAAACATTCGCGTGACCAATGCCGATAGCGGCATCCTGACCGATGATCTTGCCAATGTGACGATCGCAAATATCGTGACCGATGGCAATCATAAGGCCCATTATAGCGTTCATGTCGGAAATGTGCACAATGTCCTGATTGATAGTCTGACCGTTTTCAATCCCACGCAGCATACACTAAGCTTTAATACGCAGGCGACCAAGTCGGTCTACAAGGACGCGGTGGTCTGGACCAGACCGAGCCTGGACCAACATGCCGGGGCCAATCACCAGAACCTCTATGACAATGTCACTGTACACCTTACACCGGACCAAATAGCCAAAGACGGCGCACCTATGTTCGATCTCTATGAAGCAGGTGGCGCCGGTTATTGGCAGCCAGGCCATGGCCGGTACAATACCAATTGGAACCTGAAAATCCTGGTCGATGGCGGCGTCGAGACAGATCAAGAACTTGTTATATTAGGCGCGACCGAAGGACCAGATGCCCGGGTCATCGGCTTGCACGGCAATCGCCCGATCCGTTTGGATTATCGTCCTGAACCCTATGTTGAATCGCTGAATCGCCGGGTGGATAAAATTCCTTCACTTTATACCTATCAACTGGAACAACGAAAAAAATAA
- a CDS encoding helix-turn-helix domain-containing protein, translating into MTTPPTDLHMNAYRHSLFDFALVPPGKKEWDGIHSRSEIGFNFSDVIADWSIDGSRTSRKHAPRDSVVYYPRGIQHSVTAENHRSRLKFTWSGAYIKSMMVDANQLEVLSEFRDYHSDPVLITLARNVTAILADPGPFVDLQMDGYAHAILGRFLHIHAGALPNIAPGHSHPPISRAIDYAMENLQTSLTINVLAEKAGLSPWHFSRVFKALVGDTPHRWVMKQRFNKAFNLLRFSKLSLGEITFECGFASPSHLSNTVKKISGKTPRQIRNE; encoded by the coding sequence ATGACCACTCCCCCTACTGACCTGCACATGAATGCGTACCGACATAGTCTGTTTGATTTTGCCCTTGTTCCCCCTGGTAAGAAGGAATGGGATGGAATTCATTCTCGATCGGAAATCGGTTTCAATTTTTCCGATGTGATCGCAGATTGGTCGATTGATGGGAGTCGTACCAGTAGGAAGCATGCGCCGAGAGACAGTGTCGTTTACTACCCACGTGGCATTCAACATTCTGTAACAGCAGAGAACCACAGAAGCCGGCTGAAATTTACATGGTCGGGCGCTTACATCAAATCAATGATGGTAGATGCCAACCAACTTGAGGTGCTAAGCGAGTTTCGTGACTATCATAGCGATCCCGTTCTGATAACGCTGGCCCGGAACGTCACAGCGATCCTGGCCGACCCCGGCCCATTTGTTGATCTCCAAATGGACGGATATGCGCACGCCATTCTTGGTCGCTTTTTGCACATTCACGCCGGTGCCTTGCCAAATATCGCTCCGGGACACAGCCATCCGCCGATATCACGCGCAATCGACTACGCGATGGAAAACCTGCAAACGTCTCTGACCATCAATGTCCTCGCCGAAAAAGCCGGACTAAGTCCGTGGCATTTTTCCCGCGTTTTTAAAGCTCTTGTTGGAGATACGCCGCATCGATGGGTGATGAAACAACGCTTCAACAAGGCATTCAACCTGCTGCGTTTTTCCAAACTCAGTCTGGGAGAGATCACGTTTGAATGTGGCTTCGCCAGCCCTTCTCATTTGAGCAATACGGTGAAAAAAATCTCAGGTAAAACACCTCGCCAGATAAGGAACGAATAA
- a CDS encoding sugar kinase codes for MADYLSFGEIMLRLKTPGHDRFFQSPSFEASFGGGEANVAVALSNYGLSAGFITALPDNDIGQAAIGELRRFGVDTARIRRSGDRVGIYYLEAGANQRPSKVVYDRAHSAICECGPGDFDWPKIFDGARWLHITGITPALSQSAADLSMECVQQAKKAGLTVSCDFNFRGKLWKYGKSAPEVMTELVKHVDIGIANEEDCQKSLGISVDVDVDAGELDTKKYEALSEKVLELYPDMSAIAITLRESRSADTNGWSACLRDRNQGFMLSRHYEITDIIDRVGGGDSFASALIYGLNSYDDRQQALEFAVAGSCLKHSILGDFNRVSVDEVEKLMSGDGSGRVQR; via the coding sequence ATGGCTGACTATTTGTCTTTTGGTGAGATTATGCTGCGATTGAAGACCCCGGGCCATGACCGGTTTTTTCAATCGCCGTCTTTTGAAGCAAGTTTTGGCGGGGGCGAGGCGAATGTCGCGGTCGCACTCAGCAACTATGGCCTGTCAGCTGGTTTCATAACGGCCCTTCCGGATAATGATATTGGTCAAGCCGCAATTGGCGAATTACGCCGCTTTGGCGTCGATACCGCGCGCATCCGCCGGTCTGGCGATCGCGTCGGCATCTATTATCTGGAAGCCGGTGCCAACCAGCGCCCATCAAAAGTGGTCTACGATCGCGCACATAGTGCCATTTGTGAATGCGGGCCCGGGGATTTTGATTGGCCGAAGATTTTTGACGGCGCCCGCTGGCTCCATATTACCGGCATCACGCCCGCACTCAGCCAATCGGCGGCAGATCTCAGCATGGAATGCGTACAGCAGGCGAAGAAAGCCGGATTGACCGTTTCATGCGACTTCAACTTCCGCGGGAAGCTATGGAAATATGGAAAGTCTGCGCCAGAAGTGATGACCGAGCTCGTCAAGCATGTGGATATCGGGATTGCCAACGAAGAAGACTGCCAGAAATCGCTTGGTATAAGCGTCGATGTCGACGTTGATGCCGGGGAGCTGGACACCAAGAAATATGAAGCGCTGTCAGAAAAGGTCCTCGAACTCTATCCCGACATGTCGGCCATTGCTATCACGCTGCGGGAAAGCCGAAGCGCGGACACTAACGGCTGGTCCGCTTGCTTGCGAGATCGAAACCAGGGCTTCATGCTCTCTCGGCATTATGAAATAACTGACATTATCGACCGTGTCGGCGGCGGCGACAGCTTTGCTTCGGCACTCATCTATGGTCTCAACAGCTATGATGACCGGCAACAAGCGCTGGAATTCGCTGTAGCTGGGAGTTGCCTTAAACACTCTATCCTCGGTGACTTTAATCGCGTGAGCGTGGACGAGGTCGAAAAGCTGATGAGTGGTGATGGATCAGGACGGGTACAGCGCTGA
- a CDS encoding TonB-dependent receptor, with the protein MGISLTGAKGHMPFRMKALRASFLVSAVCLVPANAWAQDAQQEAAQDQRTDDDGTIVVTGEISRTIENSLATKRDLSVIGDAIVGEDIGDLPDLSVAETLERVAGVTSDRFKGGASELSVRGLGAFLGASYFNGREISSGSDGRDVNFGQFPSELINGAVVYKTQQASFIEGGVSGIIELQTLRPLDYGKSRLQIQGLAGYSDYEDKVVGGNPVNYRLTGSYVDQFSTGIGEIGIAIGGQIRRDTAPEDIFTSSSTYRPCNTIEGVDRSNNCSFLTDGDGNPTGASDTYFVSNQYIFRAQATDADRDAVIGSIQWQPSPDLEFNFDGQYSYRDDIEERANLVIADGRRDITPIEISPTGALLAWSGESRLENQTVWRQRTEEYIGLGGNVEWTSDRLILAADIGFSQTKRRQDELDMRIRTNSRVLYEIDRRGQTVPALTLTDVSAVENNTGLTFDLDNHDLYDNGARARRRLENVDDEIFSVRLDATYEMESFLTSIQAGVRYGDRRRVRDDGIDSTLDLQPDGYFSDAAIAARQGFFLVQDLFDGADTPTEGLTFANWDARPLFAALTGDPDAGLPTGSTLSTQDADVSEETFAGYLQANFDAELFGAPVTGNFGLRAIRTKISSVGVSSALVTSPGPDPDTITVTEVGDPIVNVETNSFWNFLPSANITFEIADDKLLRLAAYRAIARPDPEAMSAALSFDDEADLGDLGSIVSASGNPFLEPLESWNADISFEWYASPTSSLAIAAYYKSLQTGFQTDVTNLTLNVDGAPTDVVIGRTANSNDKSTLYGFEITAQHKFDWLPSPLDGFGFQASYNFADSNFEFPDPIVVSGNALADFTEPANIPGYSKHSANATLYYEHERFSARLAYKYRSDYFKPFRTSANRFTKDQGFLDFSASLNLMKGVQMRFQVLNILDEPNIFYRPTSDSLAQADYSGTRYFIGLRTKL; encoded by the coding sequence ATGGGAATCAGTTTAACCGGCGCAAAAGGTCATATGCCATTTCGGATGAAGGCATTGCGAGCATCTTTCTTGGTATCCGCGGTCTGTTTGGTACCAGCAAATGCTTGGGCGCAAGATGCACAGCAAGAAGCAGCGCAGGATCAACGCACGGACGATGATGGAACAATCGTTGTCACCGGCGAGATATCGCGCACTATCGAGAATTCACTGGCGACCAAGCGCGACCTTTCGGTCATCGGCGATGCGATTGTCGGTGAGGATATCGGCGATTTGCCGGATCTGTCTGTTGCGGAAACGCTGGAACGTGTAGCCGGTGTCACATCGGACCGATTCAAGGGCGGTGCATCCGAACTCTCTGTTCGCGGTCTCGGCGCCTTTCTTGGAGCATCCTATTTTAACGGAAGGGAAATCTCATCGGGTAGCGATGGCCGAGATGTGAACTTTGGACAATTTCCGTCCGAACTTATTAACGGCGCGGTTGTTTATAAAACTCAGCAGGCCAGTTTCATCGAAGGCGGCGTGTCTGGCATCATCGAACTGCAGACATTACGGCCACTTGATTACGGTAAAAGCCGGCTTCAGATTCAAGGGCTGGCTGGCTATAGCGATTATGAAGATAAAGTCGTCGGCGGCAATCCGGTCAACTACCGTCTGACTGGCTCTTATGTCGATCAATTCAGCACGGGAATTGGTGAAATCGGGATTGCCATTGGCGGGCAGATCCGGCGAGATACAGCACCGGAAGACATCTTTACCAGCAGTTCGACCTATCGTCCGTGTAACACTATCGAAGGTGTGGATCGCAGTAATAACTGTTCTTTCCTGACGGATGGTGACGGGAATCCCACCGGCGCGTCTGACACTTATTTCGTATCCAATCAGTATATCTTCCGGGCTCAAGCGACAGATGCCGACCGCGATGCGGTGATCGGGAGCATTCAATGGCAGCCATCTCCTGATCTGGAATTTAATTTTGACGGGCAATATAGCTATCGGGATGATATCGAAGAGCGCGCCAATCTTGTGATTGCGGACGGGCGTCGGGATATCACGCCGATTGAGATTTCGCCGACCGGAGCATTGCTGGCATGGAGTGGTGAAAGCCGTCTGGAAAACCAGACCGTCTGGCGTCAGCGCACCGAGGAATATATTGGTCTTGGCGGCAATGTTGAATGGACCAGTGATCGTTTGATCCTGGCTGCTGACATCGGCTTTTCCCAAACCAAGCGCCGGCAGGACGAACTGGATATGCGTATCCGGACCAACAGCCGGGTCTTGTACGAAATTGATCGTCGTGGTCAGACCGTTCCGGCTTTGACGCTGACCGATGTTTCCGCGGTCGAGAATAACACAGGACTAACTTTCGATCTCGACAATCATGACCTTTACGATAACGGCGCGCGTGCAAGGCGCCGGCTTGAAAATGTCGATGATGAAATTTTTTCCGTGCGGCTCGATGCAACTTATGAAATGGAAAGCTTTCTGACATCGATCCAGGCAGGTGTTCGCTACGGCGACCGACGCCGGGTTCGCGATGATGGAATAGATTCGACACTTGACCTGCAGCCGGACGGATATTTTTCTGACGCCGCCATTGCAGCGCGCCAGGGATTTTTCCTCGTCCAAGATCTATTTGACGGCGCCGACACGCCAACCGAGGGCCTCACTTTTGCCAATTGGGATGCGCGGCCATTATTTGCTGCACTGACCGGTGACCCGGATGCAGGCTTACCAACGGGCTCTACCTTGTCAACTCAAGATGCGGATGTATCGGAGGAGACCTTTGCTGGCTATCTGCAAGCCAATTTCGACGCCGAATTATTCGGCGCACCGGTGACCGGCAATTTCGGGCTCCGCGCTATCAGGACGAAAATTTCGTCCGTTGGGGTAAGTTCAGCGCTTGTCACCAGCCCAGGTCCTGATCCAGATACGATCACCGTGACTGAGGTGGGTGATCCCATTGTGAACGTGGAAACCAACAGCTTCTGGAATTTCCTACCTAGTGCCAATATTACATTCGAGATAGCGGATGACAAATTGCTGCGATTGGCCGCCTATCGGGCGATTGCACGGCCTGATCCTGAAGCCATGTCGGCAGCATTGTCTTTTGACGATGAGGCAGATCTAGGGGATCTGGGCAGCATCGTCAGCGCCAGCGGCAACCCGTTCCTTGAGCCTCTGGAATCGTGGAACGCGGATATTTCTTTTGAATGGTATGCATCGCCGACCAGCTCTTTGGCTATCGCGGCTTATTATAAAAGCCTGCAAACCGGTTTTCAGACGGATGTTACCAACCTTACGCTGAATGTTGATGGTGCGCCGACGGATGTTGTCATCGGGCGAACCGCCAATTCGAATGACAAAAGCACACTATACGGTTTTGAGATCACTGCTCAGCATAAATTTGACTGGCTGCCTTCGCCGCTCGACGGCTTTGGTTTTCAGGCCAGCTACAACTTTGCGGATTCCAATTTCGAATTTCCGGATCCCATCGTGGTGAGCGGAAATGCGCTGGCTGATTTTACGGAACCGGCCAATATTCCCGGCTATTCCAAACATTCTGCCAACGCGACGCTCTATTACGAACATGAGCGTTTCTCGGCCCGGCTGGCGTACAAATATCGCTCCGATTATTTCAAGCCATTCCGAACGAGTGCCAACCGGTTCACGAAGGACCAAGGCTTTCTTGATTTTTCGGCCAGCTTGAATTTGATGAAAGGGGTGCAAATGCGCTTTCAGGTACTGAATATTCTCGACGAGCCCAATATTTTCTATCGCCCGACGAGCGACAGTCTTGCGCAAGCGGATTATTCCGGAACACGGTATTTCATTGGCCTACGGACGAAATTATAA